In Gimesia panareensis, the genomic window TAACCCGGGCCAGCACTATCGCCTGTGCGGACGCCCGGCCAACACGGAGGCTCACATGAGCAATCTGCTGCTCAGCATGGCCCAGAAAATGGGTGTGGAAACAGAGACCTTCGGAGACAGCAATAGCGAACTGGAGTTGGGATGAGCCGTCGATTGAAATTCCTGGTCTGCCTGACCCTGCTCTTGTGCATGTCGCAGGGAGTCAACGCAGAGGACAAACCCTTCCGGCCGCAACCCGGAACGTTTCCACCGATTACCGAAGCCAGATCCTACCGGGGCGAACTCGTCTTTGTCGATCACGTCAATCGCCGCGGCAGTCTGCGTCTGCACGTGGATGGCCATTTCCGTGAGGGCCGCTTACATCATTTCGCCATGTTACCCTACGGGATGATCCGTTACCGCGGTGCTCCCGCAGCACTGAAAGACATCCCCATCGGCACCGTGCTGTATGGCCGCTTCTACCTGCCACCTGACCCGAAGACTTCCATCGTTCCCGTCGTAAAGCGAAAAGATGTCACCGCCCCACCTGAGAATTACGCGATTCTGCTGGAGGACGGCCCCAGTCTCTGTCTGCGGGAAGGCAAGTCCTGGAAATTGAAAGAAGTAAAGATCAACGGTGCTGAAGGCTCCCTGACTGCCAGCCTCGACCGTAAAGAGGGAGGCGAAGGACTCGGCGGCGAACACGAACTGACCATCGACGGCGCCACCCGCATCTGGCGGGGACGCGAACTGCTCGGCCTCAACGATCTGATTACAGAGGGTACCTGGCCGGAAAACGGTGCGAAGCAGTTCAAAGACAAACCGGTGCAACTCAGCCTGACCTGGCACCCCCGCTATCTGTATCAGCAGTTTCATGTCGCCGACCTCTGGCTCGATGAAGCTGCCATGCAGCACGCAACCGCACATCAGCGCGGGACACACATCCGCCACATCCACATGCGGTGGATGCCGGCACGCATCGATGAAGTGCAGAACGAGAATTTCGGACCCGCCACGATCAAAGCGACCCTGTACGGCGGCATGGATCAATCGCTCTACGCGGACTTCAAGCCGGGCATTGGTGCCAAAATGGCTGCGGCAGAAGACACCCTGCGTACCTGGTGGCCCAACCACGATGGGATGGACGGCAGAATCACTGCCGTTAAAAAAGCCTCAGGTAAACCGCCGTTCGGCAGCAGCGGGATCCAGGTCACCTTCCAGGTGCCGCTCGTACTGGAAGGCTTCCGCCCGGGTCGCACGGTTCGTATCCGCCCACATAGCTGGCCTAACGTCAAACCACCCGTGGAAGAGCTGGTCAAAGGCCTTGAGGACCGCTGGCCGAGCCCGGACATATTTGAGAAGTGACGCCCCGGATACCCGATCCGTCTGATTGACAGCCCCAAGACCGAGGACAGGGAATCAGACATCTTAAAACGCTTTTCGTAACTTCCAGCGACGAATGGTGCCGTCGGTACTGCCCGAAACGGCGTATTCATTGCGGGGCGAAATGGCGACACTGGTAACGGCAGCGGAATGACCGGTAAAACGGGACATTTCCTGCTTTCGCTCGACATCCCAATAGCGTACGGTCGCGTCTTCACTTCCGGACACGATGTAACTTCCAGGCGGATTAAATCGCGTCACCGAAGGTAAAGCCACGGAATTCACCGGACCGGTATGCCCTTCCAGGGTCGCCAGCAACTCACCGCTTTCCGTATCCCAGACACGCACAGTGCGGTCACCGCCCCCTGCCACCAGCCGGGTTCCGTCTTCGGAAAGATCCATACACAGGACCTGGAACGACATCCCGCTGAATTCTTTCAGTTTCTTTTGTGTGCGCAAATCCCAGAGTTCGATCAGCCGGGAATTACTGCAGACATAAACTTCATGCTCGGACTGGGGCTTGAAGCGGACTGCATAGACGGGTCGCTGCAATTCCAGCACGCCCGCCTGTTCCCGGTCTGCCAGATTCCATAAACGAACGGAACCATCGAGACTTCCCGAGACCAGCATGCGTGCACTGCTGGCACAATCGACGCTGGTAATCCGCGCCTGATGCCCTGCGAAGCGGACGTCATCATACTCCCCCGTCTGCAGACCGATGCGGCCAAAGTTTTTCCAGGGTCGGACCCCGATATAATTTGCCTGGCTGTTGCTGGCCCCCGTAGCGTAGATGATCCCGGAGCCATCCGGCATCGCCCTGAGTGCGGAAACAGGAGAATTGACCGGGAATGTGGATTCCCGATTCAGTTTTTCCAGCTTCCAGGCCCGGATCCGGCTCTGATCTCCCGCGACGATTTCATATCCGTCCGGAGAAAACATCACGGTATTGATCGGAGAGTCACAGTTGATCAGGTATCCGTCCCGGGGAAACTGTGGCAGCTTCCAGACCCGGACTTCAAATTCTTTCTGTGACCAGTTGGCCAGGGCGCATGCCGCCAGCGTTCCATCTCTCGAAACAGCCAGCTGGCGGACCTGTTGAATCTTCGGATCGTCAACGACTTTCATCTGCTGGCGCACTGCGCCGGTTTCCGGATTCCAGAGTGAAATCAGCCCCCTGGAATCGGCGGTGATAATCTGCAATCCATTCGCGGAAACAGCGGCCTGGACCACATCGGCCCCAAACAAAAGGCCTTTTTCGCCCGTCTGAAGATTCCATGAATTGAGAGACTGATCTTTCTGTAAAGGTGCGGAAAATCCGACATCGCCGGCATCGGGAACAAACAAAAATCGCGGCGTTTTTTTACTGGTGTCGGAAAATCCGGTTTCCTGTTCGCCACTCAATTTGATCTGTCTCAGCGAGACAGGATCAAAACCGTTCCCGTCAGACAGGTAAAAACCATCCATCTCGCGGTTCCAGGCAAGTGACCGGACGGCATTCCGTGCTGAGAACCGTTTGATTTCCTGCCCGGTTTTGATGTCCCACAAGCGAACCGTCTGATCCAGCCCGCCGGAGAGCAGTTGTTTCCCGTCCGGTGTGAACAGCATTGCCTGCACCTGATCGGTATGACCTTTCAGCCTGCGAAACTCGCGTCCGTTTCCATAGGTTGACCACAGGCTGATTGAGCCGTCTCCTAAACTCGTCGCCAGCAGGTCTCCGTCAGGAGCATAAGCCAGCCGACCCGTCGATTCCAGATGTTCTGTCAGCAAATGCGGCCCGTTATAGGAGCGGTCGGTCACATTCATCTTATTCACCGTGCCATCGGCATGGGAAGTCGCCAGGCTCTGATAAACTCCCCCGACCAGCGATGGGTGGAAAATCAGATCCTCGACCATACTCGGAAAGGTAACCCCCCGCTGCTGATAACCGTCTTCCGAAAGTGGACAGTTAAAATGGGCCGGGATCACACCGGACTGATCAGGATTCTCACCGGCAGCAGTGAAGGAACTCTCGGCTGGTGGCACTCCATGGATCAGCAGTGCTCCCACCTTCCCGAACAGAAACAGACAGGCCCCCGCTACCAGGATTCCGGCAACAGCATAAGGGAGCAAACTCCGTTTTGCCGTCGCTGCCTGCAGTGAGCTCCCCAGCACCACTCCCCGGGCCTGGGCTGCGTGAATCCGGGCGTTCAGCAGATCGCGCTGACAGATCAGTTGCTGTAATCGTGCATTGATCTGTGCTTTCTGCAGGGCCATCGACTCCAGCTGTTCCTGTTGTTGCACCGCTTGACGGCGAACCTCTTCCGCCTGTTGTCTGCAGTAGCTTTGTTCCTGAACGGTGTTTCAGATCCGCATGCGCTGCGGTTTCTGCCCGGGACTGAGCCCGCTCAGCGGCGCTCTGCCAGCGGTCTGCCAGTCGATTCAGTTCCTGTAATGACAATTCCGCTTCCTGGTAGAGTGTCTCTAAACTGCTTCGTCGCCGCTGGTACTCCTGAATCGCTCCCTCAAACTGCTGCTGTGTGTTCTGCAACTGCTGCAGCAGTTCGGGAGAGTATTTCCGGAACAGATCCTGCCCTTTTCGCCACTGACGTTTCCAGAAACCGGCTGGTTGTATTGCGTCGCAAGCTTCCGGCAGCAAAAGTGCTTCAAAGCGGGGCGATTCAATGATCGTGGTCCGGGACGGTTCCACTGCAGAAATGGATTCACCTGCGGATTGCTGGTCGGCACCAGGAGATCCCGCCTGGAGCCGCGATTCAGTGGTGGGATCATATCCCGAACGGAAGGCGCGCAGGTCTTCCAGCACCAGTTCAGCCGACTCATAACGTTCCTCTGGTAATTTCGCCAGCAGCCTGTCGACGATCTTCACCAGCGGTTCGGGAACACCGGGAGCCAGCTTGTGGATCGATTCAGGCGTCTCATAAGCATGTTGAAATATCATGGAGGTCGGGCTGTCCGCCTGAAACGGCAGTCGGCCGGTAAGCATCTGATAGGTGAGCACACCCAGGGAGTATAAATCGGAACGGGGGTCGACAGGCTGTCCGCGTCCCTGTTCCGGGGAGATATAGTCGACCGTCCCCATGACGACTCCGGTCGCTGTCATCTCCGTTTTTGTAAGCAGCGATTTCACCAGGCCGAAATCCGCCAGCAGAACCTTGCGGTTGATGCGATCGAGCAGAATATTTCCCGGTTTGATATCGCGATGAATCATGCCTTCCGCATGCGCTGCTGCCAGGCCACTCAAGACCTGCTCGATGATGGCCAGGGTCTGATCGATCTCGATCCTCGATTTCCGTTTGAGGAGATCGGCCAGGGTCTCTCCTTCGACATACTGCATCACAAAGTAATGGTGACCCTGGTCTTCTCCAATAAAATAGATGGGAATGATATTGGGATGAACCAGCCGGGCTGCTGCGGTGGCCTCAGCATAAAAGCGTTTTACAAATTCATCCTGCCGGGCAAATTCGGGAGGCAGCACCTTGATGGCAACCTGGCGATCGAGCGAACGTTCATAACCCAGATAGACATCTCCCATCCCCCCCTGCCCGATGCGTTCCCGAATCTCGTAGTGTCCCAGTCTCTGAAACGGGAGCTCATCACCACTCTGTTCGGCGGCAGGGTCTGCCTGTGCTGTCTGAGAGGAATCGGAGTCAGTCTGCAGGGACCGTAATGCAGCCCGAAAGCCCTCGATGTTTCTGATCACCGCCGCAGGTTCGAATCCCAGCGTACGATCAATGACGGCACGAAATTCTGTCGGAACTTTGGCCCTGGCCCTGGGACTCCGCAGATAAGACTCGACCTTCTCGCCGGTTAATAAAAAACAGAACAGCGCTCCCAACTGGTAGACGTCGATCCGTTCGGGATCCAGTTGCAGACCGGCCTGCCTGAGCACAGCAGCAGCCTGCTCCCGGTCAATGGAAACATCCAGCTGATCCACCTGTTGTAATTCCGGCGGAAACAGTTGCCGGTCAAAATCAGAACGTCTGAAAATGCGGCTCTCGTCTGCAGCAGATAACCGGGGCTTTCCCGCCTGATTCAGACAGATTTCTTCGGGCGAGATTCGGAGATGCAATCGCTGTGACTGATGCAAAGCCTGAACCTGATCAGCCAGATCGACTATCAGCGTATAGATCTCATCACGGGAGAAATCTTCCCCCCGGAATGCCGTCAGCGGCTGATGCGTTTCACTTTTTACTGAGCCATCGATCATACCAGGCAGATCATCATTATTCTGGGTTCACTTCACACATCTCAGAGCAGTCTGACATCAGGATTCCTTTCAGGCGATCATTGGCCGGAGTTTTGCGCCTGTTTGAGCTGCTCCAGTTCCTGATCGATTTCGCTGTCACTCACTCCCACCTCGTCCCTGTCCCAACTGGCGGGATCGATCCCCTGCAACTCGGCCAGCGCATCGGCTTCTGCTTCCGCCTGTTCGACTTTCTCCCGCAGCTGCTCAAAAGTCTGGAACGCGGAGTCATCCAGGTCAAAATTCATCTCCCCCGAACGGGCATAGATTTTTTTCCGGACCTGCGCCGCTTTATTCCGTGCCGACAAAGTCGCCAGGCTGCGTTTGGCTTCGGCGAGCTTGGCTTTCATTCCGTCCAGCTGATGCCGCAATGTCTGATTCGCCTCCTGACAGACTTTGAGTTGATCCTGCAGCGCGACGGAGATTTTTTCATGTTCCTTTTTGCGAGACAGGGCTTTCCGCGCGAGCTCATCATCTCCCGCCGCGACGGCCTGCGCTGCGCGTTCCTGCCAGTGCCGGGATTCATTCTCGTTATGGGCCATCTCTTTCGCCAGTTTCTTCTCGCTTGCCAGCGATTTCGCTGTTTCCTGCAGGGCCGTCCTGATGGAGTTCTCCATTTCAGAAATCGCCTGTTTCAACATCAGTTCCGGGTTTTCGTACTCTTCCATCATCTCCCCCAGATTGGCAGAGATAATATCGCTGATTTTTTTAAATATACCCATTTTGGATCCTTTCTTGCGATTGAATTCTGAGAAATTCGACCAGGCGTTCTCAGAAAGAAACTGGTTTGTCTTTAGAAATATCAGATCTGTTTCTGCCAGGAACTGAAACGGTTGATCATTCAGAGTTTCAGCTCATGGCCGCCTTCTGTGGTATTGTGATTCGCTCTGGCAGCAGCAACACAGCTGTGACGCCACACACGAACCCAGTCAGATGCCCCAGGCTGGTGACATGAATCTGTCCCTGGAGAAACCAGATCAGGAATCCCAGCAGCTCGAGCACCAGAAACAACAGTGAAAACAGCAGCACAGGCATGGAAGCATGATCCCAGCGGATGAACCATTGCAGGCCATAGCGGGGCAGGCGTAACAGGCCGATCAAAATCGTCAGGGGAAACAGGGCCAGGTAATGCACTTCAACCCGTTTGACGGGCAACAGCAGCGTGGCTGTCGCCAGTACGGCAAAAACCGCACCTGAAGAACCATATATAAAACTGCCCCCCAGACAGCGGGCCAGTATTCCAATCAGGACAATCGTTCCCAGGTAAGTGGCGGCATAATAGAAATTGCCTATCCGACGATTCACAGGGTTACCAACCACCCACAGATACCACATATTGAACAGCAGATGAAAAAAACTGCCGTGTGCAAATCCGTAAGTCAGAATGGTCATCAGCGGCATCCCGGGTCCGGTCATCATCGACTCCAGCGGCACCAGAAAATAGAACAGCACATTCAGAGCAATGAGCACCAGATTCGCTGTCGGTACCGTTGGCTGTCGGGCCTCGGTCTCCACCTGCATTGGAATTGGAAAAAACATGATCACCTGCCTGTATTAATAAGAATCAATTTCCTGCCTTGCGCCATTTCGGTTGTGAATTGAGTGACGCCGGCAGACCAGAACTGGTTGCCTGGTCGAATCACTCTTTTCATGTAATACCGGACTGCTTTCGGTTTCGTTTTTAAAAGAAATTTCTTGAGAACTCATGATTGAGGTCCAATAATGGAAGCCAGCAGCATCAGGTTGTACTGGCAGCACCCCGGTATTGACCTGGTGAATCTGAGCACTAAGTCCCTTGATTGCCAACACTTCGCTCCTCTTACAGACTTCAGGGCTGCAGCAGGAAAGTTTCGTTTCGATGCCATTTCCGGAGACCCGCCATACTTTGATTCAGCGGATTGCCACCACGGGCAATGAAGACGACTGGCGGACCTTCATGACGGACTACTGGCGGCCCGTCTGTCGCTTTTCCATCCGTTGGGGGAAAATCAATCTCACCGATGCAGAAGAAGTCGCTGCCTTAACCTTTGCCGCACTGATTCAGAATCAGCTGCTGGCCCGCTGGCTCTCCAATCCCTCCGCCCGGCTGCGAACCCTGATCTGTTCGGTCGTCCGGAACGTCCTTTCCAACCAGGCCCGGGTTCAGACAGGGCGTCAGAACATTCTCGAAAAACTGGCCCATGATCCTGCGCGCCCCGACTGGATTCTCGACAGCCAGGGGGCTTCTCCCGAACAGCTCGACCTCTTTTATGCCGCCTGGGTGGAAGAACTGCTGCAGGATTGTGTCGAAACCGTGATGGCAGAATATTATTCCACCAATCGCGGAGATTATTTCAGAGTCCTCTACGGTAAGATCTGTGAGCAGATGACGGCTCGGGAAATCGCTGAGCACCTGGGCCTGCAGACGACGACCGTCGAAAACTATTTTAAACACAGCCGTAGACAACTGGCGGACTGTCTTGAAAAAACTCTGGAAGCCCGGGTGCGTCGTTACAGTGATCCCCGGAACTTCGACAGTGAATTCCAGCAGGAATGGGAAGACCTGGGCAGCTATCTCACGGCACAGGGAGGCCTGGAACAGGCGGTGCATCGGTCCTATGCCACATTGGATTCCCTGGAGCTGAGACAACGGGAACAGCAATCGGTAACGGACATCCTGAACCGCCTCGATCAACAGGGGGTGCGTAAGCCGGATCCCGAATCTGAAGAAAACCGGCCCCTGCACTGACTGTTTCTGACAGCGCACTGCTGAAAATTGAAAAAATACAATTAATTTCCGAAATTGCTTACCGAATCTGCAGACCGGTTACATGAAACAGACAGCAGGAGTCGGACCGAGGGAGAGGATCAGGTTCATCATCGATTCTGAATCACCCTCATCGGCCAGAATGTAAAGTCCTTTTTTGAGGTCTCTCATGACAGACGCTAAAGAAAAAGCATCCCGGCTTAAATCGCGGCGCATCTATCGCTGGTCGTTCATCGGACTGTTAATCGTGATTGTGTTCGTCGAATGGTACGCGCAATCGTCACAGCGCAAGAGTGTCGCTGCGCTGGATGAGGCGATGAACAACCTGCCTGCCAACCAGGAACTGCCCCTCGAGAAGTTTGAGTCTTTTCAGCAGGGGTTCCCCAGCGTCACCGTTGATGATTCCGGAATCCGGCTCCGCAAGATTCATTATCGCTGGAGCGGGATCTTCAAAAGTTACCACCTGCGACTGGTCGTGGATCAGGAACAGAAGATTGTAACCTACGACACCAGGGATGAGGGCAAAGTGGAAGGCATTACAATTTTCACGCAAACCGAACCCGACAGCCAGCTGAAAAAAGTCATGCAGGAACAGGCAACGCTCCGACAGGTGGAGGCATTCTATGCCGATATGACCCCGACACTGCCAATGTATATCCCGATGATCGCAGCCCCCAGAGAGGAAGGTGACCAGCAGGATACTGACCAGAACTCGTCCGAACCATCAACAGAACCGCAGCTGGAACCGTCGCCCGATCACCAGTTGCAGATTCGGGCACAGATCGAAAAGCATACTCCCACACTTCTGAGCGAACTGCCAGAGACGGAATTGCAGCAGGAGATCGATCAGCGCTGGCAGCAATGGTATCTCGATCGTTTTCTGGGTTCGTATCAGAAATATGGTCATCGTGATCCCCGCTGGGACAAACAGGCGGTTACATTCCTGACAGACTGCTGTGCCCTTGCCAGCCAGAGCGCCCTCAAAGAAGAGGCGGCGACCCGCATGGAGCAACAGGGGGAGTTCATCGAGTCGACCGGCTGCGACGATCCGATTGTCCGCATGTTTTACATCCGTGCGCGGGCGGCCAACAGGCACCCAGACCAGCAGAAACAGATGCTCGATGAAGCATTGAAAACAGTACTGTACCCGCTACAGGAATCCCGCTATCCACCGGAGGTCCAACTGGAAGGGTCCTTGCTCGTCCGGGATATTTCTCGCGAAATCACTTACCACTGGACTGTTTCCGAGCGATTTCCGGGAGCAGAACCAAATAATTCGAGGGAACCAGATTATCATTGGAAAGCTGCCCAGCATCTGGTCTCCGTACTGGCTGACCGGAAACTGGACCGCGATGAACGCCGTTTCCTGCTGAAACACATCCTCGACAACTTCGTGATCCGGGAAATCCGTCTCTTCAGGCTGATCGTTGTCACCCTGGAACAGTCCGGGGCAGATCCCTGGTTGACTCAAATGCTGAAAGGGCATTTGCATTACCGGCTGGCCATCGATGTCCACGCGATGCATGCCTGCTACTGGACGAAGCCTGAAAAGACGCAACATAATCTGGAATACCTGACCAACTTCCAGCCAGGACAGGCCCAGATCGCCCGCGACTGTTTTCAGCAAGCCTGGCTGCAGGATCCTGATTTACCTGAAGCCCCTTACCAGGTGATGCTGGTCAATCAGTTAATCATCCAACAATTCAACAGTCAGGCCGTTACCCCAGCCGAATTTCGCTTCTGGTTTGACCAGGTGGTCAGGGCCCAGTTTGATTATGTTGCCGCCTATGACACGCTGATTCAGGTCTACCAGCTCCCCCTGTTTGCTGAACGCGAAACAAGACTGCTGGCCCTGGGAGAGGAATGCCTGCAGACAGAACGGTTCGATACCATCGTTCCCGGCAGATACTTCAAAGTGCTCAGCAGCCTCAAACCAATTTCAGATCGCAAAGAGCTCTTAACCCGCCCCGCGATTGCGGAGAATCTGACCAAAGTCATTACGGGATACAATGCCCGACCGGAAACTTCACCCGAGGTCAGAAATGCCGGTCAGTCCCTGATTGCCTACCTGAAATGGGTCAACGGCAGTCGGGATGAGTCCAGAAAACTGGTACAGGAACTGGGAACCGATTTATCAGGAGACCTGCTGGCCAACTTCGGAGTCTCCAGTTCCGAATTTTTCAGACAGATGTCATCACAGGAACCGGAAAACAAAGCCTATGCCACCGCGAAAGGAATTGTCTCTCCCATCTGCTTTGTCAACGGGGGAAAGCAGTTTCTGACGGGCAATGAGAACGGGGTGGTCACGGTCTGGGATGTCAAAACACAACAGAGCCTGCACGAATTCACCGACCATACCCGTCCTGTCACTTCCATTACTTACTCCCGGGACCGCCAGCTGGTGGCGACCGCGGCCATGGACGGTCAACTGATCCTCCGCAAGACGGACGACTTCTCCATCGTAAAAACGATTCAGCTGGAAGCCGAAATCTATCAGGCCCGCTTTTCACCTGCAGGCGACTCCATCGCGGTCTCAACGGGAACAGACCCGCAAACCGGCTTCGGAATCAAACTCTGGGATACCAAACGTTTCGAACAGACGAGGGCATTCCAGAATGAGGACGACCTGGTATTCTCCCTCTCCTGGTCTCCGGACGGAAAACAGCTGGCAGCAACATCGGCCAGTTTTGACGGTTATCGAACCATCGGCCACAGCGTCAGGATCTGGGATCTTCAGACAGGCCAGCCGGTGGGGGAACCGCTGCAGGTCCTGGAAGATCACCATGGCGTGCGCTGGTCTCCGGATGGAAAACAGCTGGCCATTTTCGGCGTCGATAAAAAGAAAGTTCAGTATAGCGACTGGGAAATCCCCCAAGTGAAAATCGTGGACGTTGCCTCCCGTAAGGTCCTGCATACATTTCAGTCGCACATCAGGCGGGTCTCGGATGTCGCTTTCACGACTGACAGTCAGTTTCTGCTGACCACCGGACTGGACAGGACACTGGTCACCTGGAATCTTTCCACGGGCAAACGTCAGAGCACTTTCATGGACACTTCAGAACGCCTGCTTTCGGTCGCTGTTGCTCCGGATAATCAGCTGGTGGCCCTGAGCGGTTCCGAGGGAGAACTGCTCACCCGGCCTCTGAGTGAACTGCTGACTTACAAGTATCAGACACAACCGCTGCTGCAGCACCACTGCCGGGCGATCAGGCACATGCAGCTCGATCCCACAGGCGAGTTGCTGGCGATCGGCGATTACATTGATGGCGTCCGTTTCTGGAACGCACAGACGGGAACACCACTTCCCCTGCACCTGCCAGTGCCGGAAGGAAACTATCTGAACCACTTCGACATCGCCCGGGAGGGCAAGCTGATCGCGCTGGCCTGCGGCACGATCGACCATACCTCGGGCGTTGTCGTATTATACAATTATGAAACCGGAAAATTACTGCAGGAATATCCATTTGACTGGCAGGGCGCCCGGTGCGTCCAGTTTTCCGCTGATGGAAAAACCCTGTTCTCCAACGGGCCGGAACATGATGTCATCGCCTGGGATACCGCTACCGGAAAAACGCGTGCGTGGGAAATGTCACTGGGACATCTCACACATATCACTGCCATGATTCTCTCCCCGGACGGAAAGTACTTATATACCTCTTCCCCTGAACTCGAAACGAAAGGGAGACCCAGGATCGACCCCAAACTGAATCGCTGGGAGATCCCCCAGACTGAGCTCGATGAAAAACACTTCCTCGAACCGTTCGAATTCAATCAACCACGGTTTCAATACATGGGGGCGCGCAAGCTGACTCTCTCACCAGACGGCACGCGGCTGTTTACAGATCAGCTTCAATACGACCTGCAGAAAGGGAGCGCGCTGAGCCCCATTCAGGGAACCCTGGTCGCAGTCAGCCCTGTTGATGCGCAATATGTCAGTTGTTCTGTCGTCATCAATGTGCCCCGCAGAACAAAATCGATCTCGCTGTTATTACAACCTTATCAACCGCCGAATCAGAAAGCGATTCCCCTGTCAAACGATCTGAAAGACCTGATTCATAATGCCGTTTTCAGCAGAGACGGTCAGCGACTCTTCACTCCTGATGGCGAGCAACACATTCTGATCTGGGATCTGAAAACAAGACGCCCCCTGTTGATGTTAAACTGAATTCCGTTGCTTCCAGCCGATCCTGAGCTCCCCCGCGTATTGAGCAGAAGTACATTTACAGCCAGGAATCTGTTCCCCCGGCTGTATAAGGCCTGAGTCCCACCTCGAACGGGGATATCTGTTTTTCGTGAGTTAATCCTCGACATTGCCCCTTGTTCAACTGTATCTTGAAGATAGGTTTTCAAGCGTTCCAAACATGTAAACACTGGTTCTACATAGACAGTTCTGGAGTGTTGATCTCCCTCGGGCCACCATTTCGAGGATCAAGTCACAACCATCACTTCCGATCGAAGCTCTCGTTACCACCCATGAAGTAAGTTGCTGGAGAAAACACATGATAGAGCGGGATATTTGTGTGTCTGCTGCATTAATGGCACTATTGAGGCGTGAGGAAACGGTACGCGGAATTGCAGCCCGCTTCGGAGTGACCGAAGCGCAGGTACTGGAATGGCAGGATATTTTCGTCGCGGCAGGAATTCTGGCTGTCACCAATTATCGCAACGGTCGGCGATTTGGGCCAGCTTCATCGGTGTCCGCCGAACAACCGAGTGAAGTTCGCGCAGGCGGTTGTTTCAACGATGCATTCCTGACCACAACCCCGATGACTCCCACTCCGTCGACCACCCCCATGTCACACTGACAGTGCCACCATGGGATCGTCCGAGTGAGTGATCGACTCGTTTCTCAATCGATTCTGCGTCGTATATATCAAATTGCGAGCAGTCATGGCATCACCGT contains:
- a CDS encoding WD40 repeat domain-containing protein — protein: MTDAKEKASRLKSRRIYRWSFIGLLIVIVFVEWYAQSSQRKSVAALDEAMNNLPANQELPLEKFESFQQGFPSVTVDDSGIRLRKIHYRWSGIFKSYHLRLVVDQEQKIVTYDTRDEGKVEGITIFTQTEPDSQLKKVMQEQATLRQVEAFYADMTPTLPMYIPMIAAPREEGDQQDTDQNSSEPSTEPQLEPSPDHQLQIRAQIEKHTPTLLSELPETELQQEIDQRWQQWYLDRFLGSYQKYGHRDPRWDKQAVTFLTDCCALASQSALKEEAATRMEQQGEFIESTGCDDPIVRMFYIRARAANRHPDQQKQMLDEALKTVLYPLQESRYPPEVQLEGSLLVRDISREITYHWTVSERFPGAEPNNSREPDYHWKAAQHLVSVLADRKLDRDERRFLLKHILDNFVIREIRLFRLIVVTLEQSGADPWLTQMLKGHLHYRLAIDVHAMHACYWTKPEKTQHNLEYLTNFQPGQAQIARDCFQQAWLQDPDLPEAPYQVMLVNQLIIQQFNSQAVTPAEFRFWFDQVVRAQFDYVAAYDTLIQVYQLPLFAERETRLLALGEECLQTERFDTIVPGRYFKVLSSLKPISDRKELLTRPAIAENLTKVITGYNARPETSPEVRNAGQSLIAYLKWVNGSRDESRKLVQELGTDLSGDLLANFGVSSSEFFRQMSSQEPENKAYATAKGIVSPICFVNGGKQFLTGNENGVVTVWDVKTQQSLHEFTDHTRPVTSITYSRDRQLVATAAMDGQLILRKTDDFSIVKTIQLEAEIYQARFSPAGDSIAVSTGTDPQTGFGIKLWDTKRFEQTRAFQNEDDLVFSLSWSPDGKQLAATSASFDGYRTIGHSVRIWDLQTGQPVGEPLQVLEDHHGVRWSPDGKQLAIFGVDKKKVQYSDWEIPQVKIVDVASRKVLHTFQSHIRRVSDVAFTTDSQFLLTTGLDRTLVTWNLSTGKRQSTFMDTSERLLSVAVAPDNQLVALSGSEGELLTRPLSELLTYKYQTQPLLQHHCRAIRHMQLDPTGELLAIGDYIDGVRFWNAQTGTPLPLHLPVPEGNYLNHFDIAREGKLIALACGTIDHTSGVVVLYNYETGKLLQEYPFDWQGARCVQFSADGKTLFSNGPEHDVIAWDTATGKTRAWEMSLGHLTHITAMILSPDGKYLYTSSPELETKGRPRIDPKLNRWEIPQTELDEKHFLEPFEFNQPRFQYMGARKLTLSPDGTRLFTDQLQYDLQKGSALSPIQGTLVAVSPVDAQYVSCSVVINVPRRTKSISLLLQPYQPPNQKAIPLSNDLKDLIHNAVFSRDGQRLFTPDGEQHILIWDLKTRRPLLMLN
- a CDS encoding helix-turn-helix domain-containing protein, with the protein product MSAALMALLRREETVRGIAARFGVTEAQVLEWQDIFVAAGILAVTNYRNGRRFGPASSVSAEQPSEVRAGGCFNDAFLTTTPMTPTPSTTPMSH